One Suricata suricatta isolate VVHF042 chromosome X, meerkat_22Aug2017_6uvM2_HiC, whole genome shotgun sequence genomic region harbors:
- the LOC115283928 gene encoding uncharacterized protein LOC115283928, with product MQNPPVFCTPPLLTRLLLHTHRPGHAGRRGWWDAEDSRTLRTEPAVLETAVCRMDMPPMLYREGSLRPRPGPSWGTLHPESRGDKAGSQLPGPGRAPGSQRESQASGGCLEARAQLLLQKEATRPPVSFWSHPGLPAVGVQLQAGEWPSRGCSSRVPDPAPSLTRAPLLYCGLGTPGSRGLTRMLGNSERIGCPRGPAAEIQSPRPE from the exons ATGCAGAACCCTCCTGTCTtctgcaccccacccctgctgacCCGTCTACTGCTCCACACTCACAGGCCCGGACACGCAGGACGCCGAGGGTGGTGGGACGCCGAGGACAGCAGGACGCTGAGGACAGAGCCAGCTGTTCTGGAGACTGCCGTCTGCAGGATGGACATGCCGCCCATGCTCTACAGGGAAGGGTCCCTGAGGCCACGGCCAGGCCCCTCATGGGGCACCCTGCACCCTGAGAGCCGTGGAGACAAGGCTGGATCACAGCTGCCCGGGCCTGGGAGAGCACCGGGGTCCCAGCGAGAAAGCCAGGCCTCAGGGGGCTGCTTGGAAGCACGTGCTCAGCTGCTCCTGCAGAAAGAGGCTACCCGTCCACCGGTCTCATTCTGGTCACATCCGGGGCTGCCTGCTGTCGGGGTGCAGCTGCAGGCCGGAGAGTGGCCCAGCCGTGGCTGCAGCAGCAGAGTACCCGACCCTGCACCCAGCCTCACACGGGCCCCTTTGTTGTACTGTGGTCTGGGCACCCCGGGTTCCCGGGGGCTGACAAGAATGCTAGGAAACTCTGAGAGGATAGGCTGTCCCAGGGGTCCTGCAGCTGAAATTCAA AGTCCCAGACCCGAGTGA